The nucleotide window TCATTGTGATGAGAGGCGGATGGGGGAGAATCAGCGACTGGCtagtggggggaggggaggggggaggccaTGGACAGTGCCAGACGCCGCACGTCTGCTCTTTTTCCTTGCCTTTTACGTTCCCCTTCATTTTTCCCTCCTCGTTTTatgcaggcgtgtgtgtgtgtgtgtgtgtggcgtcAAGCCGACGACAGTGATGGCGACGGTACTGATAAGGATGGTCATGATTCAGTTTGTTCTTAGAGCCAATCGATCctagagagagacacatgcacgcacgtgtctctctctaccACCAACCAAACGATCCAAGTCAATTAGGATGAACAACAGCGGTTGCTACTGCCCAAGCAGGCGTATTAGGTCCTTAAGAAGTACTGTTACGTGtgtagggagggggtggaggagagtgGGTCGGGAGTGGCGATGGATGAGTGCTGCTCACAGGCATCGTCGCGCGCACCCTCTTCTCTATGGACGAGTGCGTCTGCCTGTGCCTGGCCGCTGCGGAAGTGCTCCCCTTTTCACTTCTCCAGCTCATCACCACGAGCTCTGAGTGACTGACGTGGATGAGCACAGCGCCTCGCCGTACGTGTACCTCTGTGCTTGCTCTCGAGCTTGGGCATGTTGGTTTCGTTGTAAGCCACAGACGTGCTCTCTTCATTCCCCTTACATCCTCCCGCTTtaccctcccctctcccatcCCGTACGCATCACGCGTGCAGACGTGCCGCGTGCACAGGCGCAGCCCCCTTTTTGTGGGTTGGGGTGCAGGCGTGTACGAGAGGAGGCcgcacggcgcagcaccgaggcAGCGCTCAACGCTTTGCGATACGCACTAtgacaccggcagcggcagcggcgacacgcaCGAGTTTGATCCGCTGGGAGAGAACGagacagggaaagagagaggggccgtctgtgtgtatctcctcctcctcctctcccatcttccctctctgctgttTCCCCCATCTTTATCTCTTTACTTATTCTTATCGGCTTTGCTGTCGGCGGTGAGGGCTCTGCAGGAGCCTCTTTGGTTGCGTAAGACCCCCCCTTACCCCATAGCCTCGTTTGCCGACATCTCCCCATCGTCGCTAGTGCGCCTTGCCGCAAACCATGTTCCGCCGCACCACGCAGCGCATGTCGAGTCTGTCGAGCTTCACGGGGGTCGAGATCGACCCGTACACGGCCAAGTCGATGTTCCTGTTCGGGTTCATCGCGTCTGTCGGCTTCTTGTCTGTCTACTCCGTCAAGGAGACGAAGAAAGCGGGGCCGATTGAGCTGCCGGAGGAGCtgcaagcgcagcggcagcggcacaacGATCCGCGGCGACCGCCGTGGCCGCTTCTACACCAGCGTGTCGTGCTGCTTCGCGAGGGCAAGGGGGCGCCGGAGGATATCGCGCTGATGTGGGAGCAGACGAAGCACTACTACCCGGCTGACTGGCTGATCCCGCTGGAGCTCACGCAGGTGCTCAAGTACTCAAGTGGGAGGTACCTGCAGACGTATGTGGCAGACCCGGACGAGATGCGGAAGGAGGTCctgatgcagctgctgaacgtCAAGTACGGCCGCGTCAGCGATCCCAACGGTGGGCGGGTGAACAAGGACGTCGAGGAGATTATCTCTATGGCGATCGACAGCCTAGAAAACATGGACCTGAACCCGGCTGCGGACACCGTGCTCGtccccacgcacacgtgaCGCCCAGCCACAAAcctcctttgtgtgtgtgtgtgcgtgtgtgtgtttgcttgttgCTCGTCGTTTAGTTCACCGCTGAGAGCGAAGCGTGATCTGAGCTCTCTTACGTGGACATCCGCCCCGCCACTCACCTTCTCGGACGAACGAGGCCAGGGGTTTTCTGCATGTGTACACGTGAGTCTCTGTGCGTTGATGTGCGTGCATGACGTGCCCACATTCCCTCGATATGGACTGTCGCTGCTTCTCATgtctttctcctctcaccATAAAGCTACATCACTCGatcctctctcgtctctcttcctctccacaGATGCTCAGACAGGCATCTCTCCTCTGGTCTTTGCTAttgcccttttcctcctccacaggacaccccgcctcccccgccccccaccgCACTAAGTGAGGCAGCCACAGAAAAACACCTTCTACCACACCGTTACACGTGCACTCTCTTCCACTCCTCTTGGTGGACTCACGCGCTTCtcatctcccccctctcctgaCTCGATCTCTTCTGCTCGATTCTTCTGCACAGCCTGCTGctctcactcctctctcactcagATTTTCTGTTCTTCCTATCTACTCGCTAGTCCTCCGATGACGGAGGCCACCTCGGCGTGGCGTCAGGGCCCGGCACCCTCCGctctgtgtgggggagccgagcagcccccacccctgccgaTGCCGAACCACGtttggcggtgacagggtcaggcACCCACGGCGCAGGGAGGTCGGAGTGGCGCATCGCCACTGGTGTCGCCGACCAGgtcgtgggtggcgctgcgtcggagtgcggtgcggcagcgaacaCGTCTGTGCCCCCCGTATGGTGGGCAGGGGCGGCGTGCCGGTGAGGGTGTCGGTGCGTTGCAGCcacgcgcgtgtctgcggctgccccGCATCCGGCGATGGGCCCGCGGCAGGCGGTGGGGCGGGGCCGAGTGGGGTTTCGCTCACGGCGGAGTGGCCACGCTGAAAATAGTCTTCACTCGCCTCTTCTTGCTCTGCCAGCGCCTCTCTCGAGTTTTGCTTCTGCAGGTATTGGGCTGCCATTGGGCCTCCTCAGGAgggcgccacggcagcggttGCCCCGGGAGGGGGCGCTTCAGAGGTGTCATCGAAGGGTGTCCCTTACGCCAAGCCCACCAGAAAGAGGGCCGCGAAAAGGGCATTCGAGGTGGCGTTCTTGCGGCCCCCTGCCGTGGCGTCCGCTTCTGCCAACCCGCTGGCCGCGAGACGCAAAGAAGGTTCCCGACAAGATGTTCAAGACGGTCAAGGGGCTagttcagcagcacctcgccaaCTCAAGCAACTCGTATTTGCTGGTGGGCGGTGACGTGGGTGCATCGGTGGATATTGA belongs to Leishmania panamensis strain MHOM/PA/94/PSC-1 chromosome 8 sequence and includes:
- the MIX gene encoding MIX protein, putative (TriTrypDB/GeneDB-style sysID: LpmP.08.1000), with translation MFRRTTQRMSSLSSFTGVEIDPYTAKSMFLFGFIASVGFLSVYSVKETKKAGPIELPEELQAQRQRHNDPRRPPWPLLHQRVVLLREGKGAPEDIALMWEQTKHYYPADWLIPLELTQVLKYSSGRYLQTYVADPDEMRKEVLMQLLNVKYGRVSDPNGGRVNKDVEEIISMAIDSLENMDLNPAADTVLVPTHT